The following proteins come from a genomic window of Synechococcus sp. MW101C3:
- the fldA gene encoding flavodoxin FldA, producing the protein MPVRILFATTTGKTEGVATRLAELIGPSASVQDVGDLDATEELEASGDLICCVPTWNTGADSMRSGTAWDSHVESIPDLQMSGRTVAIVGLGDSSSYSDYFCDAMEELYTAFIQSGARMVGKVSPASYDFSESKSVVNGLFCGLPLDEDSEPDVTDERLAQWVKQLQSEAPGMF; encoded by the coding sequence ATGCCCGTTCGCATCTTGTTTGCCACCACCACCGGAAAAACGGAGGGCGTTGCCACCCGCCTCGCTGAGCTGATCGGACCCTCTGCCAGCGTGCAGGATGTGGGTGATCTCGACGCTACCGAGGAGTTGGAAGCTTCGGGCGACCTGATCTGTTGCGTGCCCACCTGGAACACCGGAGCAGATTCGATGCGCTCCGGAACCGCCTGGGACAGCCACGTGGAAAGCATCCCTGACCTGCAGATGAGCGGTCGAACGGTGGCGATTGTGGGCCTGGGAGATTCTTCCTCCTACTCCGATTACTTCTGCGATGCCATGGAAGAGCTCTACACGGCATTCATCCAGTCTGGGGCCAGAATGGTCGGCAAGGTATCACCCGCTAGCTACGACTTTTCAGAATCAAAGAGTGTGGTGAATGGGCTGTTCTGCGGCCTGCCTCTCGATGAAGACAGTGAACCCGATGTCACTGATGAACGACTTGCGCAGTGGGTGAAGCAGCTGCAATCAGAAGCTCCCGGGATGTTCTGA
- a CDS encoding chlorophyll a/b binding light-harvesting protein, whose translation MQSYGNPKVNFDWWAGNSLVTNEAGTFISAHAAHAGLIMFWAGSFTIYELSRYDPAQPMGEQGLILLPNLARLGLGVGEGGVIAHAEPIIAIAAFHLVSAAVLAAGGMWHLFRAPTDLGTTQGGAKRFNFDWEDPAKLGVILGHHLIFLGLGAIAFVELAKRVGIYDPALQAVRTVQPHVDLATIWGYQTSFLSISSLEDVIGGHVVIAFMLTVGGVWHILVPPLPFARKLVLQSAESILSYSIGSVALMGFVASLWCASNTTVYPVEYFGPALTLKFSFSPYFADSVDLPLGVHTARAWLANAHFFLAFFFLQGHLWHALRALGFDFRRVGKALEMMETA comes from the coding sequence ATGCAATCGTACGGAAACCCAAAGGTCAATTTTGACTGGTGGGCAGGCAATTCACTGGTGACCAATGAAGCCGGCACATTCATTTCAGCGCATGCTGCTCATGCCGGCTTGATCATGTTCTGGGCGGGCTCGTTCACCATCTACGAGCTCAGCCGTTACGACCCTGCCCAGCCGATGGGTGAGCAAGGCCTGATTCTTCTGCCAAACCTGGCGCGCCTTGGTCTTGGCGTTGGGGAAGGTGGTGTGATCGCCCACGCGGAGCCGATCATCGCCATCGCCGCCTTCCACCTGGTGAGCGCCGCCGTACTGGCCGCCGGAGGGATGTGGCACCTCTTCCGTGCCCCCACCGACCTTGGCACCACGCAGGGCGGCGCCAAGCGCTTCAACTTCGACTGGGAAGACCCTGCCAAGCTGGGGGTGATCCTGGGCCATCACCTGATCTTCCTGGGCTTGGGAGCCATTGCGTTTGTTGAACTGGCCAAGCGGGTGGGCATCTACGACCCTGCCCTCCAAGCGGTTCGAACCGTGCAACCGCACGTGGATCTGGCCACAATCTGGGGCTATCAGACCAGCTTCCTCTCGATCTCCAGCCTGGAAGATGTGATCGGTGGCCATGTGGTGATCGCCTTCATGCTCACCGTGGGCGGGGTATGGCACATCCTGGTGCCACCGTTGCCCTTCGCACGCAAGCTGGTTCTTCAATCGGCCGAATCGATTCTGTCGTACTCCATTGGATCGGTGGCCTTGATGGGATTTGTGGCCAGCCTCTGGTGTGCCTCGAACACCACCGTGTATCCGGTGGAATACTTTGGGCCTGCGCTCACGCTGAAATTTTCCTTCTCTCCCTACTTCGCCGACAGCGTGGATCTGCCGTTGGGGGTTCACACCGCTCGTGCCTGGCTGGCGAATGCCCACTTCTTTCTGGCCTTCTTCTTCCTGCAGGGCCATCTCTGGCACGCTCTGCGGGCTCTCGGCTTTGATTTCCGCCGGGTAGGCAAGGCACTTGAAATGATGGAGACTGCCTGA
- a CDS encoding esterase-like activity of phytase family protein, producing the protein MLPCPGEVSWQLLAEVKLPREGTDGQPLGGFSATAMDPEGRSLWLLSDAPAPFLVPLHGIARLGENGGIPPVVGRRLRLTDANGQPFAHPLDGEGLVIKGGSFWIVSEGRRTLEQPPRLLRFQRATGRLQEAFDLPADWQAAPGRGLGSNQGPEALTLLPVSPAAPGGSGRPPSLLLAAERPLLQDPEGSLRLLHFGPLARSLAGNASPTTPQTAAPQPAFLPAGRLEVALEGPQWGLTELLAPPSSGLLLGLVRGYAAPNRWWARLVAFPLPASRPAGEHAPPLAPVRQWDLLAAGLSPDNWEALAVGPALADGRPTLLLASDDNFNVMQANRIARIAPRCPARP; encoded by the coding sequence GTGCTGCCCTGCCCGGGAGAGGTGAGCTGGCAGCTGCTGGCCGAGGTGAAGCTGCCCCGGGAGGGCACCGACGGCCAACCGCTCGGTGGCTTCTCAGCCACTGCCATGGACCCGGAGGGCCGCAGCCTGTGGCTGCTCAGCGACGCCCCCGCACCCTTCCTGGTGCCGCTGCATGGCATCGCGCGTCTCGGGGAGAACGGGGGCATCCCGCCGGTGGTCGGCCGGCGGCTGAGGCTCACCGATGCCAACGGCCAGCCATTTGCCCACCCCCTCGACGGTGAAGGGCTGGTGATCAAGGGCGGATCGTTCTGGATCGTGAGCGAGGGGCGCCGCACGCTGGAGCAGCCGCCGCGGTTGCTGCGCTTTCAGCGGGCCACGGGGCGCCTGCAGGAGGCGTTTGACCTGCCGGCGGACTGGCAGGCGGCGCCGGGGCGGGGCCTGGGCTCGAACCAAGGGCCGGAAGCGCTGACCTTGCTGCCGGTGTCGCCAGCGGCGCCGGGCGGTTCAGGCCGGCCCCCTTCTCTACTGCTGGCGGCCGAGCGGCCCCTGCTGCAGGACCCGGAGGGATCGCTGCGCCTGCTGCATTTCGGCCCGCTGGCCAGGAGCCTGGCCGGCAACGCCTCCCCAACCACCCCTCAGACCGCAGCCCCGCAACCTGCCTTTCTGCCGGCTGGGCGTCTGGAGGTGGCGCTGGAGGGTCCCCAGTGGGGCCTCACCGAGCTGCTGGCCCCGCCGAGCTCCGGGCTGCTGCTGGGGCTGGTGCGGGGCTATGCCGCGCCGAACCGCTGGTGGGCGCGGCTGGTGGCCTTCCCCCTGCCGGCAAGTCGGCCCGCAGGTGAGCACGCCCCACCACTCGCACCGGTGCGGCAGTGGGATCTGCTGGCGGCCGGGCTCAGCCCCGACAACTGGGAGGCCCTCGCCGTGGGCCCGGCCCTGGCCGATGGACGCCCCACGCTGCTGCTGGCCAGCGACGACAACTTCAATGTGATGCAGGCGAACCGGATCGCCCGGATCGCCCCCCGCTGTCCGGCGCGTCCCTGA
- a CDS encoding GTP-binding protein yields the protein MTSTASDLHATDLRADGPATVPIPAMAEAGITSLPVTILTGFLGAGKTTLLNHILSNQDGIKTAVLVNEFGEIGIDNDLIIATGDDMVELSNGCICCSINGELLEAVERILDRPDPVDYLVVETTGLADPLPVAMTFLGSELRDTTRLDSIITLIDAENFDESTMASEVGRAQVIYGDILLLNKTDLVAEERLVEVESRLRELKKDARILRSVSGQVPLPLLLSVGLFESDRVVADQAGEAKAHSHDHGHDHDHDHGHSHAHSAGAAEGAAATHATAADHTADHSACDHDHGQCVHDHVHDHSSHGHDHSHDHDHAHGDGVHAADHLAIEGFTSLSFAAEGPFSLRKFQNFLDNQMPAGVFRAKGILWFSESERRHVFHLAGKRFSIDDTDWKGPRKNQLVLIGKELDHDKLRRQLRACVASGAAGKGFS from the coding sequence ATGACCAGCACCGCCAGTGATCTCCACGCCACCGATCTCCGCGCCGACGGCCCTGCGACGGTGCCCATCCCCGCCATGGCGGAGGCCGGCATCACCAGCCTGCCGGTGACGATCCTCACCGGCTTTCTCGGCGCCGGCAAAACCACCCTGCTGAATCACATCCTCAGCAACCAGGACGGCATCAAGACCGCCGTCCTGGTGAATGAGTTCGGTGAGATCGGCATCGACAACGACCTGATCATCGCCACCGGCGACGACATGGTGGAGCTGAGCAACGGTTGCATCTGCTGCTCGATCAACGGCGAACTGCTGGAGGCGGTGGAGCGCATCCTCGATCGCCCCGATCCGGTCGACTACCTGGTGGTGGAAACCACCGGCCTCGCCGATCCGCTGCCGGTGGCGATGACCTTCCTCGGCAGCGAGCTGCGCGACACCACCCGGCTCGATTCGATCATCACCTTGATCGATGCGGAGAACTTTGACGAGTCCACCATGGCGAGCGAGGTGGGGCGCGCCCAGGTGATTTATGGCGACATCCTGCTGCTCAACAAGACCGATCTGGTGGCGGAGGAGCGGCTGGTGGAGGTGGAATCACGTTTGCGCGAGCTGAAGAAGGACGCGCGCATCCTGCGCTCGGTCAGCGGGCAGGTGCCGCTGCCGTTGCTGCTGAGCGTGGGGCTGTTCGAGTCCGATCGGGTGGTGGCGGACCAGGCCGGCGAGGCCAAGGCGCACAGCCACGACCACGGCCATGACCACGATCACGATCACGGCCACAGCCATGCCCACAGCGCCGGCGCGGCCGAGGGTGCCGCCGCAACCCACGCCACTGCCGCTGACCACACCGCTGACCACAGCGCCTGCGACCACGACCATGGCCAGTGCGTCCACGACCACGTCCACGACCACAGCAGCCATGGCCATGACCACAGCCACGATCACGATCACGCCCATGGCGACGGCGTCCATGCCGCCGACCATCTGGCGATCGAAGGCTTCACCTCGCTCTCCTTCGCTGCCGAGGGGCCGTTCTCGTTGCGCAAGTTCCAGAACTTCCTCGACAACCAGATGCCGGCCGGGGTGTTCCGGGCCAAGGGAATCCTCTGGTTCAGCGAAAGCGAGCGGCGCCATGTGTTCCACCTGGCGGGCAAGCGCTTCTCGATCGACGACACCGACTGGAAAGGACCGCGCAAGAACCAGCTGGTGCTGATCGGCAAGGAGCTCGATCACGACAAGCTGCGCCGTCAGCTGCGGGCCTGCGTCGCCAGCGGTGCGGCCGGCAAGGGCTTTTCCTGA
- a CDS encoding HupE/UreJ family protein: MPFASLKSSSGRDLVLAGCAGLGLSLLGTLPASAHGLAGAGLAGGFSHPLTGLDHLFLLVGVGAASSFVSAQLLLFALAGAVIGAFFGVSGGGLPVAELLAALAVSGLGVLILMSRRSGHPPSIPAAGTVVTVAVAIHAMLHGHEASGASSWWAGALLASGLTVGVTFLLLRRLGTAWTVRLAVLLTVVGALLALGPIGLLAGAGAA; this comes from the coding sequence ATGCCCTTCGCTTCCCTCAAGTCCTCGTCAGGCCGAGATCTGGTGCTGGCCGGCTGCGCCGGTCTTGGCCTCAGCCTGCTGGGCACCCTGCCCGCCTCCGCCCACGGCCTGGCCGGAGCCGGCCTGGCGGGTGGCTTCAGCCATCCCCTCACCGGCCTCGACCACCTCTTCCTGCTGGTGGGCGTGGGTGCGGCCTCGTCGTTCGTGAGTGCCCAGCTCCTGCTGTTCGCCCTGGCCGGTGCCGTGATCGGGGCGTTCTTCGGTGTCAGCGGCGGCGGCCTGCCCGTGGCTGAGCTGCTGGCGGCACTGGCGGTTTCGGGTCTGGGTGTGCTGATCCTGATGAGCCGCCGCTCTGGCCACCCTCCTTCCATTCCTGCGGCCGGCACCGTGGTGACGGTGGCGGTGGCGATCCACGCGATGCTGCACGGCCATGAAGCCAGCGGTGCCAGCAGCTGGTGGGCGGGAGCCCTGCTGGCCTCCGGCCTCACCGTGGGGGTCACGTTCCTGTTGCTGCGCCGGCTCGGCACCGCCTGGACCGTGCGTCTTGCCGTTCTGCTCACCGTGGTGGGTGCGCTGCTGGCCCTGGGGCCGATCGGTCTGCTCGCCGGCGCCGGCGCCGCCTGA
- a CDS encoding extracellular solute-binding protein encodes MKRISSATVRLAAAGLTVVSIATAVGAGLAQQAPNRKPVEIGVYSGRHYNTDKELYRQFTARTGIKVNVLEAKDDAIIERLKSEGRNSPADVLVLVDAARLDTATDQGLFQPSRSAALQRDVPANLRDSQGRWYGLTRRVRAVVVNPKLVNPATIRTYADLAKPALKGKLCLRDRKSPYNQSLVASQMILRGDATARNWVRGMVANVKQPFFTSDTPLARAVARGECAVGVVNSYYVARMLSGEGGAEDKRLAEQLRVVYVNPSHVNISGAGVTRHAKNPQAALRLIEFLASPTGGRGYAEANNEYPLKGVGDNPILKRFGTFRADGVSVEQIGARSRAATRMMETNGWK; translated from the coding sequence ATGAAACGGATCTCTTCCGCCACCGTGAGGCTGGCTGCTGCCGGTCTCACGGTTGTTTCGATCGCCACCGCCGTTGGTGCCGGCCTGGCGCAACAGGCGCCCAACCGCAAACCCGTTGAAATCGGGGTGTACTCGGGCCGCCACTACAACACGGACAAAGAGCTCTACCGCCAGTTCACCGCCCGCACAGGCATCAAGGTGAACGTGCTGGAAGCCAAGGACGACGCCATCATCGAGCGCCTCAAGAGTGAAGGTCGCAACAGCCCGGCCGATGTGCTCGTGCTGGTGGATGCCGCCCGCCTCGACACCGCCACCGACCAAGGCCTGTTCCAGCCCAGCCGCTCCGCAGCCCTGCAGCGCGATGTGCCCGCCAACCTGCGCGACTCCCAGGGGCGCTGGTACGGCCTCACCCGCCGGGTGCGCGCGGTGGTGGTCAACCCGAAGCTGGTGAATCCCGCCACGATTCGCACCTACGCCGATCTGGCCAAGCCAGCCCTGAAAGGCAAGCTCTGCCTGCGCGACCGCAAGAGCCCCTACAACCAGTCGTTGGTGGCCAGCCAGATGATCCTGCGCGGCGACGCGACCGCACGCAACTGGGTGCGCGGCATGGTGGCCAACGTGAAGCAGCCGTTTTTCACCTCGGATACCCCCCTGGCCCGTGCCGTCGCCCGGGGTGAGTGCGCGGTTGGCGTCGTCAACTCGTACTACGTGGCCCGCATGCTTTCGGGCGAAGGTGGCGCCGAGGACAAGCGCCTGGCTGAGCAGCTCCGGGTGGTCTACGTGAATCCCTCCCACGTCAACATCAGTGGTGCCGGCGTCACGCGCCATGCCAAGAATCCCCAGGCTGCGCTCAGGCTGATCGAGTTTCTGGCCTCCCCCACCGGTGGCCGCGGCTACGCCGAAGCCAACAACGAGTACCCGCTCAAGGGCGTGGGTGACAATCCCATCCTCAAGCGCTTCGGTACCTTCAGGGCGGATGGCGTCTCGGTCGAGCAGATCGGAGCACGGAGCAGGGCCGCTACCCGGATGATGGAAACCAACGGCTGGAAGTAG
- a CDS encoding chaperone modulator CbpM: MADDPLIPADDDSPVALEELLAASGLAHEEVSELVQFGVFQLTGTGTSWCFHARTLTLARRAARLRDDFGLNVPGMALALTYLERIEALEARLRELECQLPR, translated from the coding sequence ATGGCTGACGATCCGCTGATTCCCGCCGACGACGACAGCCCGGTGGCGCTCGAGGAGTTGCTGGCGGCCTCTGGCCTTGCCCATGAAGAGGTGAGTGAACTGGTCCAGTTCGGCGTGTTCCAACTCACCGGCACGGGCACGTCCTGGTGCTTCCACGCCCGCACCCTCACGCTGGCCCGCCGCGCCGCCCGCCTGCGCGACGACTTCGGCCTCAACGTGCCCGGCATGGCCCTGGCCCTCACCTACCTCGAACGCATCGAGGCACTGGAAGCGCGGCTGCGGGAACTGGAGTGCCAGCTGCCGCGCTGA
- a CDS encoding ABC transporter ATP-binding protein, with protein sequence MLQSHQSDRPSPDPTVLHAPNPASLHAIELQGLWHRFPGGCGGSEWTLQGIDLRLERGELVGLLGPSGCGKTTLLRLIAGFEWPQRGVIRLAGREVSGPNCCLAPERRGVGMVFQDYALFPHLTAWGNVCFGLRQRQNKGRAAWLVNLLGLSELAERYPHELSGGQRQRLALARALAPEPAVVLLDEPFSNLDVEVRLRLRSELPTVLAQCGTSGLIVTHDPEEALAICDRVAVLHDGRLHQCASPQQLVHQPATSFVGRFVLQGNVLPAWWQGSDLHTLLGPVQPLSGPSLPRLSVQEAAVEVLVSPDDIELEADDSGAGKVMGREFLGRSWLYQVEQGDVRLRVRRPMDMPLQIGQHCALRLRPSAVVKTFPATYSPQPTLVPS encoded by the coding sequence ATGCTGCAGTCGCATCAATCTGACCGACCATCTCCCGATCCCACTGTTCTCCACGCGCCCAATCCTGCTTCTCTCCACGCGATCGAACTGCAAGGTCTGTGGCACCGGTTTCCCGGTGGCTGCGGCGGTTCGGAATGGACCCTGCAAGGCATTGATCTGCGTCTTGAGCGGGGCGAACTGGTGGGCTTGCTGGGCCCATCCGGCTGCGGCAAAACCACCTTGCTGCGCCTGATCGCCGGCTTCGAATGGCCGCAGCGGGGCGTGATCCGCCTGGCGGGCCGCGAGGTGTCCGGTCCGAACTGCTGCCTTGCTCCCGAGCGCCGCGGCGTGGGCATGGTCTTTCAGGATTACGCCCTGTTCCCCCACCTCACGGCCTGGGGCAATGTCTGTTTCGGCCTCAGACAACGGCAGAACAAGGGCCGTGCCGCCTGGCTGGTCAACCTGCTGGGTCTGAGTGAACTGGCGGAGCGCTACCCGCACGAGCTCTCCGGTGGCCAGCGTCAGCGGCTCGCCCTGGCGCGCGCTCTGGCGCCGGAACCGGCGGTGGTGCTTCTCGATGAGCCCTTTTCCAACCTGGATGTGGAAGTGCGGCTGCGGCTGCGCAGCGAATTGCCCACCGTGCTGGCGCAGTGCGGCACGAGCGGACTGATCGTCACCCACGACCCCGAAGAGGCGCTTGCGATCTGTGATCGGGTGGCGGTGCTTCATGACGGTCGTCTGCACCAATGCGCCAGCCCTCAGCAACTGGTCCACCAACCCGCCACCTCCTTCGTGGGGCGTTTCGTGCTGCAAGGCAATGTGCTGCCGGCCTGGTGGCAGGGCTCGGATCTGCACACACTGCTGGGGCCGGTGCAGCCGCTCAGCGGTCCCTCCCTCCCGCGCCTGAGTGTTCAGGAAGCAGCCGTGGAGGTGCTGGTGAGCCCCGACGACATTGAGCTGGAGGCGGACGATTCCGGCGCCGGCAAAGTGATGGGCCGCGAGTTTCTGGGCCGCAGCTGGCTCTATCAGGTGGAGCAGGGGGATGTGCGCCTGCGTGTACGCAGACCCATGGACATGCCGCTGCAGATCGGCCAGCACTGCGCCTTGCGTCTGCGTCCTTCTGCCGTGGTGAAAACCTTTCCAGCCACGTACAGCCCTCAACCCACGCTGGTTCCGAGCTGA
- a CDS encoding DnaJ C-terminal domain-containing protein — translation MKFKDYYAALELERDADGDAIKKAYRRLARRTHPDVAKEPGAEERFKEISEAYQTLSDPEKRQAYDDLGRHGSGEDFSPPPDWESRFRREGGQPAGQDVDLADLFEQMGFGVSGGAGGFGGGFGSSGGFGQQAGGFPVRGQDLEVTTELTLEQAAQGTEVAFTLSVPSRRADGGMAREPRSGTIRVPRGVADGERLRVPGRGGPGHGGGPAGDLFLEIRLKPHPRFRPVGHDLYLELPIAPWEAALGAEIELPTLAGTARVTVRPGMRNGQKLRLAGKGLPRRKEGAGDLYGVIQIVMPEQIGDRERELYRELAEASAFNPRPSFEGAATHG, via the coding sequence ATGAAGTTCAAGGACTACTACGCCGCCCTGGAGCTGGAGCGCGACGCCGATGGCGACGCGATCAAGAAGGCCTACCGGCGGCTGGCCCGCCGCACCCACCCGGACGTGGCCAAGGAGCCCGGTGCCGAGGAGCGCTTCAAGGAGATCAGCGAGGCCTACCAGACCCTTTCCGATCCCGAGAAGCGCCAGGCCTACGACGACCTGGGCCGCCATGGCAGCGGGGAGGACTTCAGCCCACCGCCCGACTGGGAGAGCCGCTTCCGGCGGGAGGGCGGCCAGCCGGCCGGTCAGGACGTGGATCTGGCCGATCTGTTCGAGCAGATGGGCTTTGGCGTTTCTGGCGGCGCCGGTGGGTTCGGTGGCGGTTTCGGTAGCTCCGGCGGTTTCGGCCAACAGGCTGGCGGCTTCCCGGTCCGCGGCCAGGACCTGGAGGTGACCACGGAACTGACGCTGGAGCAGGCGGCCCAGGGCACCGAGGTGGCGTTCACGCTCAGCGTTCCCAGCCGCCGCGCCGACGGCGGCATGGCGCGGGAGCCCCGCTCCGGCACGATCCGGGTTCCACGCGGTGTGGCCGATGGCGAGCGCCTGCGGGTGCCGGGCCGTGGGGGCCCCGGCCACGGCGGCGGCCCGGCCGGTGATCTGTTTCTGGAGATCCGGCTCAAGCCACACCCCCGGTTTCGCCCCGTGGGCCACGACCTCTACCTGGAGCTGCCGATCGCCCCCTGGGAGGCAGCACTGGGCGCTGAGATCGAGCTGCCCACGCTCGCTGGCACAGCGCGGGTGACCGTGCGGCCGGGCATGCGCAACGGCCAGAAGCTGCGGCTGGCGGGCAAGGGTCTGCCACGGCGCAAGGAGGGCGCCGGCGATCTTTACGGTGTGATCCAGATCGTGATGCCGGAGCAGATCGGTGATCGCGAACGGGAGCTCTACCGCGAGCTGGCCGAAGCCTCCGCGTTCAACCCCCGTCCATCGTTCGAAGGAGCCGCCACCCATGGCTGA
- a CDS encoding ferritin → MKELTQAINTHLEAEFHASHSYLSMSIWLREKDLAGFAEYMLNKSNEERGHASRMIDYLLDCDEQVILPTIQSPQRSWDSTQALFDQVLVMEKAVTASINRLYTLAEADGERSASAMLDWFVEEQIQEEAEARFVLQRLRLAGDNSAALLLLDQQFLDGTALASVKRAASRYRGGGGGGAA, encoded by the coding sequence ATGAAAGAGTTGACGCAAGCGATCAACACCCACCTGGAGGCTGAGTTTCACGCCAGCCATAGCTACCTGTCGATGTCGATCTGGCTGCGGGAGAAGGATCTTGCCGGCTTCGCCGAATACATGCTCAACAAAAGCAATGAGGAGCGAGGTCATGCCTCCCGCATGATCGATTATCTGCTCGACTGTGACGAACAGGTGATTCTGCCCACCATTCAGTCGCCGCAACGCTCCTGGGACTCCACCCAGGCGTTGTTCGATCAGGTGCTCGTGATGGAGAAAGCCGTCACAGCCTCCATCAACCGTCTGTACACCTTGGCGGAAGCGGATGGGGAGCGAAGCGCTTCCGCCATGTTGGATTGGTTTGTCGAAGAACAGATCCAGGAAGAGGCGGAAGCCCGCTTTGTGCTGCAGCGTCTGCGCTTGGCAGGGGACAACTCCGCCGCCTTGTTGCTCCTGGATCAGCAGTTCCTTGATGGCACCGCTCTCGCCAGCGTGAAGCGTGCGGCCAGCCGCTATCGGGGTGGCGGTGGTGGTGGCGCCGCCTGA
- a CDS encoding iron ABC transporter permease codes for MRRASLTAAVVLVSALALLPVLVLVGYALLAPGSSTLQLGAEGVEQVVNTVGLVIGVGMIGALVGTANGWLTACCLFPGRRWLRLAQVLPLAAPAFVLAAVLVDLGSRWGFRFHGIGWAVLLLSLTTYTYVFLLSTESFSMSGHRQLEACRSLGVGPWGSFRRVALPLALPSIGAGVALSGMEVVNELGAVELLGVPTLSRGILQRWQGEGDLQGAVGLALIALVMVSLLVGAERWLRQRSRRWNMGHDGTSSLQWHLSGWRSCAAQLLTLVPPLISLAIPLTWLVMSRDHLQSDSPEELVALTLRSLGLALAAALVTVVAAVVLAIARRWIPQPFLRQLTFTAGMGYAIPGTVLALALMLIGGPLGLSPLLLLLWGYSDRFLAVSKGGLDAALERIPPSVDEAATGLGCSWTQVLRRVHLPLLKGPLLVGALLVFVDTVKELPLTFSLRPFDFDTLAVRVYQYAGDERVSSALVPALLIVALGLVAAVALMPSLERLGSGQDRG; via the coding sequence ATGCGGCGCGCCTCCCTCACGGCAGCGGTTGTGCTGGTCTCAGCCCTGGCCCTGTTGCCGGTGCTGGTGCTGGTGGGCTATGCCCTGCTGGCCCCCGGCTCCAGCACCCTCCAGCTGGGTGCCGAGGGCGTTGAGCAGGTGGTCAACACTGTGGGGCTTGTGATCGGTGTCGGCATGATCGGCGCCCTGGTGGGCACGGCCAACGGCTGGCTCACGGCCTGTTGCCTCTTCCCCGGCCGGCGCTGGCTGCGCCTGGCGCAGGTGCTTCCTCTGGCGGCCCCTGCGTTTGTGCTGGCTGCCGTGCTCGTCGATCTCGGCAGCCGCTGGGGCTTCCGCTTTCACGGCATCGGCTGGGCGGTGCTGCTGCTCAGCCTCACCACTTACACCTATGTGTTCCTGCTCTCCACCGAGAGCTTCTCGATGAGCGGCCACCGCCAGCTGGAGGCCTGCCGCAGCCTGGGAGTTGGTCCGTGGGGCAGCTTTCGGCGGGTGGCGCTGCCACTGGCCCTGCCCTCGATCGGTGCCGGCGTTGCCCTCAGCGGCATGGAGGTGGTGAATGAACTGGGCGCGGTCGAACTGCTCGGCGTGCCCACCCTGTCGCGCGGGATCCTGCAGCGCTGGCAGGGTGAAGGGGATCTGCAGGGAGCCGTGGGGCTGGCCCTGATCGCCCTGGTGATGGTGAGTCTGCTGGTGGGAGCCGAACGCTGGTTACGCCAGCGCAGCCGCCGCTGGAACATGGGCCATGACGGCACCAGCTCCCTGCAGTGGCACCTGAGCGGTTGGCGGTCCTGTGCGGCCCAGCTGCTCACCCTGGTCCCGCCGCTGATCAGCCTGGCGATTCCGCTCACCTGGCTGGTGATGAGCCGCGACCACCTGCAGAGCGATTCACCCGAGGAGCTGGTGGCGCTCACATTGCGCAGCCTTGGCCTGGCCCTTGCCGCTGCCCTGGTGACGGTGGTGGCGGCGGTGGTGCTGGCGATCGCCCGCCGCTGGATCCCCCAGCCCTTCCTGCGTCAGCTCACCTTCACGGCGGGCATGGGCTACGCGATCCCCGGCACGGTGCTGGCCCTGGCCCTGATGCTGATCGGCGGCCCGCTCGGCCTCAGCCCGCTGCTCCTGTTGCTCTGGGGCTACAGCGATCGTTTTCTGGCCGTCTCCAAGGGGGGCCTTGATGCTGCTCTGGAGCGGATTCCGCCCAGCGTGGATGAAGCGGCCACCGGCCTCGGCTGCAGCTGGACCCAGGTGCTGCGGCGTGTGCATCTGCCCCTGCTGAAAGGCCCGCTGCTGGTCGGTGCGCTGCTGGTTTTCGTCGATACGGTCAAGGAGCTGCCGCTCACCTTCTCCCTGCGCCCCTTCGATTTCGACACCCTGGCAGTGCGCGTTTATCAGTACGCCGGTGATGAACGGGTGTCGTCCGCGCTGGTGCCGGCGCTGCTGATCGTGGCTCTGGGCCTGGTGGCGGCGGTGGCGCTGATGCCCAGCCTCGAACGGCTCGGTTCCGGTCAAGACCGGGGCTGA